A window of the Lactuca sativa cultivar Salinas chromosome 7, Lsat_Salinas_v11, whole genome shotgun sequence genome harbors these coding sequences:
- the LOC111877262 gene encoding GDSL esterase/lipase At5g55050, producing the protein MVAATSVNGEVTAFLVCFLVFIGLRISVCKAQAAAPAVYMFGDSLVDVGNNNHLPLSIAKADFPHNGIDFVDGKPTGRFSNGMNAADFLAKKMGLPTSPPYLSLIGDATLPITGVSFASGGCGILNSTGEKFKQSISFTQQVEYFSLVNDHLVRRLGPSGAQVHLSKSLFAIVIGSNDIFAYFKTSSTVSIKYTPQQYFDLMVSTFKGLLKMLYELGARKVLVTGVGAIGCSPIQRKQNKTGGCNVGLNYWSVKYNDGLKTMLQEMKSELDMNYAYFDIYNVMVNLFQEPETYGFTEIKKACCGLGKLNADVPCIPLSSYCLNRRSHVFWDLYHPTEAVSSMFTDILYSGSQQYMIPMNVEQLLAV; encoded by the exons ATGGTTGCTGCTACTTCCGTCAACGGCGAAGTGACGGCATTCTTGGTGTGTTTTCTGGTGTTTATTGGGTTAAGAATCAGTGTATGTAAAGCTCAGGCAGCTGCACCGGCGGTTTACATGTTCGGGGACTCGTTGGTGGACGTCGGAAACAATAACCACCTGCCACTTTCAATCGCCAAAGCTGATTTCCCTCACAACGGCATTGATTTTGTCGACGGAAAACCCACCGGCAGATTCTCAAACGGAATGAATGCTGCTGATTTTCTTG CGAAAAAGATGGGGTTACCAACATCGCCACCATATTTATCATTGATCGGAGATGCTACACTTCCGATCACCGGAGTCAGCTTTGCATCTGGAGGATGTGGAATCCTGAACAGCACCGGCGAAAAATTT AAACAATCGATTTCATTTACTCAACAAGTAGAATACTTCTCATTGGTCAATGACCATCTGGTCAGACGACTCGGACCATCTGGAGCCCAGGTGCACCTATCAAAATCCTTATTCGCCATTGTTATTGGAAGCAACGATATTTTTGCCTACTTTAAGACGAGTTCCACAGTCTCTATCAAATACACTCCACAACAATATTTCGATCTTATGGTGTCCACCTTCAAAGGTCTACTAAAG ATGTTATATGAATTGGGTGCACGAAAAGTTTTGGTGACCGGAGTTGGGGCAATAGGTTGTTCTCCAATTCAAAGAAAGCAAAACAAAACTGGTGGTTGCAATGTAGGGCTAAATTACTGGTCGGTGAAGTACAATGATGGGCTGAAAACGATGTTACAAGAGATGAAATCTGAATTGGACATGAACTATGCTTACTTTGATATATATAATGTCATGGTCAACCTGTTTCAGGAGCCCGAAACTTATG ggtttacggAGATAAAAAAGGCTTGTTGCGGGCTCGGGAAGCTAAATGCGGATGTGCCGTGCATTCCCTTATCGAGTTATTGCTTGAACCGAAGAAGCCATGTGTTTTGGGATCTTTATCATCCTACAGAAGCAGTTTCCAGCATGTTTACGGACATTCTGTATAGTGGATCGCAACAATATATGATTCCCATGAATGTGGAGCAGCTTCTTGCTGTTTGA